The following proteins are co-located in the Shouchella hunanensis genome:
- a CDS encoding DUF6241 domain-containing protein: MKKFIIFLSIVGVMGLIGFGGFYFGQNALERMASSEEQHGSDSGDDTNNHSGESDVQTEELVLTASIDEDLHDLFPKDLSERAMQEAIHYMSHGLVEAEQKWGKIQLTEERIEWLLDIATVRADEFTHGSRYEQILLRWHEGDFSQAVEDHNFVWGLWGGTIGKATRLLTPAEVDTYNDKHF; this comes from the coding sequence ATGAAGAAATTTATCATTTTCCTTTCTATAGTAGGTGTGATGGGACTTATTGGTTTTGGAGGCTTTTATTTTGGGCAGAATGCTCTTGAGCGTATGGCTTCATCAGAGGAGCAACATGGCAGCGATAGTGGGGACGACACGAATAATCATTCAGGTGAAAGTGACGTTCAAACAGAAGAACTCGTGCTTACTGCTTCTATTGATGAAGATTTACATGATTTATTTCCTAAAGATCTGTCAGAGCGAGCGATGCAAGAGGCGATTCATTACATGTCCCACGGACTTGTAGAAGCAGAGCAAAAGTGGGGAAAAATCCAGCTGACAGAAGAGCGAATTGAATGGTTGCTTGACATTGCTACTGTAAGAGCAGATGAGTTTACCCATGGTAGCCGCTATGAGCAAATTTTATTAAGGTGGCATGAAGGGGATTTTAGTCAAGCTGTTGAAGACCATAACTTCGTTTGGGGACTATGGGGAGGAACGATTGGAAAAGCAACACGTTTGCTTACGCCAGCAGAGGTAGACACATATAATGATAAACATTTTTAA
- a CDS encoding sigma factor-like helix-turn-helix DNA-binding protein: MKKVSREAVTIRLEEQYGMLSSAKQVQHLLRDIHSLQSRVLHDDFAACDIFIDLQDAIEQADLTKRQRDALYYVYMCDYTQVEAAEKMGIAQQNVRELLKRSTERIADIFFYWTHHDLGYRGGI, translated from the coding sequence ATGAAAAAGGTAAGTCGAGAAGCGGTTACGATTCGATTAGAAGAACAATATGGAATGCTGTCATCTGCAAAACAAGTACAACATTTGTTAAGAGATATCCATTCTCTTCAATCAAGGGTACTACACGATGATTTTGCAGCTTGTGACATCTTTATTGATCTACAAGATGCTATAGAACAAGCCGATTTAACAAAGCGTCAGCGTGACGCGTTATACTATGTTTATATGTGTGATTACACCCAAGTCGAGGCGGCAGAGAAAATGGGGATCGCTCAACAAAACGTCAGAGAGTTACTAAAACGTTCAACAGAAAGAATTGCAGATATTTTTTTCTATTGGACTCATCATGATTTAGGGTATAGAGGAGGCATTTAA